In Hwangdonia lutea, a single window of DNA contains:
- a CDS encoding glycerol-3-phosphate dehydrogenase/oxidase: MNINNQSKKKVDLFDRDTLIQQLKAHSNWDVIIIGGGATGLGIALDSTTRGFKTLLLEQVDFAKGTSSRSTKLVHGGVRYLAQGNIDLVKEALYERGLMLKNASHLVRNQSFIIPNYRWWDNLFYTIGLKIYDFLAGKLSFGKSVRISKTETAARLKTIKSEHLKGGVVYHDGQFDDSRLAISIAQTAIENGATLLNHFKVEKLLKNNNGLVNGVEATDAETNKTYALNAKVVINATGVFTDEVLKMDNALAKNSIRPSQGIHLVLDKSYLPGNDAIMIPKTDDGRVLFLVPWHNRVVVGTTDTLLDSHSLEPKALDKEIDFILETANRYLTKKITKKDVLSIFAGLRPLAAPKDKSEKTKEISRSHKIIVSDSELITITGGKWTTYRRMAQDVLNKAITLGKLPNAQCRTKDLLIHGARGMVDKSQHLYIYGSDQKEIKKLIAEFPELGEKLHQRLEFTKAEVVWAIRNEMARTIEDVLARRVRVLFFDAEAAIEIAPMVAAILTKELNKTDDWRQQQISGFLKIASHYVIKN, encoded by the coding sequence ATAAATATAAATAATCAAAGCAAAAAAAAAGTTGATTTGTTTGATAGGGATACATTAATTCAACAGTTAAAAGCGCATTCAAATTGGGATGTCATTATCATTGGCGGTGGTGCAACGGGCTTAGGTATTGCTTTAGATAGCACAACCCGCGGATTTAAAACCTTGCTTTTAGAACAGGTTGATTTTGCAAAAGGCACTTCCAGCCGAAGCACTAAATTGGTTCACGGCGGCGTGAGGTATTTGGCGCAAGGAAATATCGATTTGGTTAAAGAAGCGCTTTACGAAAGAGGATTAATGCTTAAAAACGCATCGCATTTAGTGCGTAATCAATCTTTTATCATTCCTAATTATAGATGGTGGGACAACCTTTTTTACACCATCGGATTAAAAATATACGATTTTTTAGCAGGAAAATTAAGCTTTGGAAAATCGGTTAGAATTTCAAAAACCGAAACAGCTGCTCGGTTAAAAACCATAAAATCAGAACATCTTAAAGGCGGAGTTGTTTATCATGATGGTCAGTTTGACGATTCAAGGCTCGCCATAAGCATAGCGCAAACGGCCATCGAAAATGGGGCAACTTTACTCAATCATTTTAAGGTTGAAAAGCTTTTAAAAAACAATAATGGTCTGGTTAATGGTGTTGAGGCTACAGATGCAGAAACCAACAAAACATACGCTTTAAACGCTAAGGTGGTTATTAATGCCACGGGTGTTTTTACAGATGAAGTTTTAAAAATGGACAATGCATTGGCAAAAAATAGCATTCGCCCAAGTCAAGGTATTCACTTGGTTTTGGATAAATCATATTTACCCGGAAACGATGCGATTATGATTCCTAAAACGGATGACGGACGTGTGTTGTTTTTAGTGCCATGGCATAATCGCGTCGTGGTTGGAACAACTGATACTTTATTGGACAGCCACAGTTTAGAGCCCAAAGCACTCGATAAGGAAATCGATTTTATTTTGGAAACTGCCAATAGATATTTAACAAAAAAGATTACCAAAAAAGATGTGTTGAGCATATTTGCCGGATTACGTCCGTTGGCGGCACCAAAAGACAAATCTGAAAAAACAAAGGAAATTTCGCGAAGCCATAAAATTATAGTGTCAGATTCTGAGTTAATTACCATAACGGGCGGTAAATGGACCACCTACAGGCGTATGGCACAGGATGTTTTAAATAAAGCCATTACACTGGGGAAACTGCCCAATGCCCAATGCCGAACCAAAGATTTATTAATTCATGGGGCGCGTGGCATGGTGGATAAATCACAACATTTATATATTTATGGAAGTGACCAAAAGGAGATTAAGAAACTAATAGCGGAATTTCCAGAATTAGGCGAAAAGCTGCATCAAAGATTGGAATTTACAAAAGCAGAAGTGGTTTGGGCGATACGAAACGAAATGGCAAGAACTATTGAAGATGTTTTGGCAAGACGTGTGAGAGTTCTGTTTTTTGATGCCGAGGCGGCTATAGAAATTGCTCCAATGGTAGCCGCTATTTTAACGAAAGAATTAAATAAAACTGATGACTGGAGACAGCAACAAATTTCAGGTTTTTTAAAAATTGCTAGTCATTATGTCATAAAAAATTAA
- a CDS encoding 6-pyruvoyl trahydropterin synthase family protein, whose protein sequence is MSNIRITKQFSFETGHALYGYDGKCKNVHGHSYKLSVTVFGKPITDTNHVKFGMVIDFGDLKKIVKEEIVNVFDHATVFNKNTPHVELAKELENRGHNVLLVNYQPTSEMMVIDFAQKIKKRLPNHIMLHSLKLQETDTSFAEWYASDNN, encoded by the coding sequence ATGAGCAACATTCGCATAACAAAACAATTTTCTTTCGAAACCGGACACGCCCTTTACGGTTACGATGGCAAGTGCAAAAACGTGCACGGGCACAGCTACAAACTCTCGGTAACCGTTTTTGGAAAGCCCATAACCGATACCAATCATGTAAAATTTGGAATGGTAATCGATTTTGGCGATTTAAAAAAAATTGTCAAAGAAGAGATTGTAAACGTCTTCGACCACGCCACGGTGTTCAACAAAAACACGCCCCATGTCGAGCTCGCCAAAGAACTTGAAAACCGCGGCCACAACGTGCTTTTGGTAAACTACCAACCCACAAGCGAAATGATGGTTATCGACTTTGCGCAAAAAATAAAAAAACGTTTGCCAAACCACATTATGTTGCATTCCCTAAAACTTCAGGAAACCGATACCTCGTTTGCAGAGTGGTATGCTTCCGATAATAATTAG
- a CDS encoding sulfatase family protein: protein MKNIVVLILLICMVSCQTKAKKDEIKKPNILLIVVDDQGYADFSPFKNHDKSISTPNITRLGNSGTVFTQAYVTAPVCSPSRAGMLTGKNQFRWDKPASWGPGLPDSVKTIAEYLKDAGYETARIGKNDLGRNFHKNNVREYPLNHGYDEFLGFSAHAHDYWLNSQDIKDRTPDPYGTSALLGPLMHNMGEKSYDQGYLTDILTDESVEYIKRKRDKPFFLTLSYNAVHHLIHQVPKKYLDKYNVKEIPNYDPDSLVAFKKHKPGSYSAYYDKYSRVGAIQHEDLRKYYLANLNCLDDNIGRVLDALKTQKLVENTVVVFLSDNGGSPLTGANNSPLTGGKYSLWEGGIRVPLAISWPNVIDAGKVETHYVCATDILPTLTNFAGVTLTDSAIDGINLLKPEANRLLVWKWQKTWAVRKGDWKLTNAKENHWKSEPSAQYIAPIVDNMELKLFNIAKDPGERNDLASQHLEKVKALEAAYKNWINLNVRK, encoded by the coding sequence ATGAAGAATATCGTCGTACTAATTTTGTTGATTTGCATGGTTTCGTGCCAAACAAAAGCTAAAAAAGATGAAATTAAAAAACCCAATATTCTTTTAATTGTTGTTGACGATCAAGGTTATGCTGATTTTTCACCTTTTAAAAACCACGACAAAAGTATTTCTACGCCAAATATAACGCGCCTAGGAAATTCCGGAACAGTTTTTACACAAGCCTATGTTACAGCACCCGTTTGCAGTCCATCGCGAGCCGGAATGTTAACCGGTAAAAATCAATTTAGGTGGGACAAACCAGCAAGTTGGGGCCCGGGTTTACCAGATAGCGTAAAAACCATTGCCGAGTATTTAAAGGATGCTGGCTACGAAACAGCACGAATTGGCAAGAATGATTTAGGACGCAATTTTCATAAAAATAATGTACGAGAATACCCTTTAAATCATGGCTACGACGAGTTTTTAGGCTTTAGCGCGCACGCCCACGATTATTGGTTGAACTCGCAAGATATTAAGGACCGTACGCCCGATCCTTACGGTACAAGTGCACTTTTAGGGCCATTAATGCACAATATGGGCGAAAAAAGTTATGACCAAGGTTATCTTACCGATATTTTGACTGACGAATCCGTTGAATACATTAAACGAAAACGAGACAAACCATTCTTTTTAACTTTGTCTTATAATGCTGTGCATCACTTAATTCACCAAGTTCCCAAAAAGTATTTGGATAAATACAATGTAAAGGAAATTCCAAATTACGACCCCGATAGTTTGGTGGCATTCAAAAAGCATAAACCGGGTTCTTATTCAGCTTATTACGATAAATATTCGCGAGTTGGCGCCATTCAACATGAGGATTTGCGTAAGTATTATTTAGCTAACCTCAATTGTTTAGACGACAATATCGGGCGTGTTTTAGATGCTTTAAAAACACAAAAACTAGTTGAGAATACTGTGGTTGTGTTTCTTTCCGATAATGGCGGTTCGCCACTTACCGGTGCCAATAACTCACCGCTAACAGGAGGAAAGTACTCACTTTGGGAAGGTGGTATTCGCGTACCATTAGCAATAAGTTGGCCTAATGTAATTGATGCTGGTAAAGTGGAAACCCATTATGTTTGCGCAACCGATATTTTACCAACCTTAACTAATTTTGCCGGTGTTACGCTTACCGATAGCGCTATTGATGGCATCAATCTTTTAAAGCCCGAAGCGAATCGATTACTGGTGTGGAAATGGCAAAAAACCTGGGCGGTGCGCAAAGGTGATTGGAAACTAACCAATGCTAAAGAAAACCATTGGAAAAGCGAACCGTCTGCCCAATACATTGCGCCTATAGTTGATAATATGGAATTAAAGTTGTTTAATATTGCGAAAGACCCGGGAGAGCGCAATGATTTAGCGTCACAACATCTTGAAAAAGTAAAAGCTTTGGAAGCGGCTTATAAAAACTGGATTAATTTAAATGTTAGAAAGTAA
- a CDS encoding MATE family efflux transporter, translating to MSTNISFKHINKLAVPALISGVSEPILSLTDAAIVGNIAFNATESLAAVGIVTTFLSMLIWVLGQTRSAISSIVSQYVGANKLDKIKNLPAQAIFIITSLSVLIILGTYPFANFIFKLYNASGLILDYSVDYYRIRVFGFPFTLFTIAVFGAFRGLQNTYYPMLIAIIGTITNIVLDVVLVYGIEGYITPMNLEGAAYASVIAQFLMAIFSAYYLLKKTVIPLKLSFPFNKEINRFILMILNLFVRTIALNVTLYYASAFATSYGATYIAAYTIAINLWFLGAFIVDGYASAGNILSGKLYGGKEYPLLITLSNKLIKYGVIVGVLIAVIGGVLYYPIGNLFTNDPEVLKQFYNIFWIVLAMQPLCTIAFIFDGIFKGLGKMKALRNVLLAATFLVFVPVLFWLDALDYKLYAIFIALTLWIIARGFPLIFIFRKIFIPLSKIN from the coding sequence GTGAGCACGAACATAAGTTTCAAGCATATAAATAAATTAGCGGTTCCTGCCTTGATATCTGGGGTTTCAGAACCTATTTTGTCGTTAACCGATGCTGCCATTGTTGGAAATATAGCATTTAATGCCACCGAATCTTTGGCTGCCGTGGGCATTGTAACCACTTTTTTGTCGATGCTTATTTGGGTTTTGGGGCAAACCCGAAGTGCTATTTCGTCCATTGTATCGCAATACGTTGGCGCCAATAAACTTGATAAAATCAAGAATCTACCTGCCCAAGCTATATTTATTATCACCTCATTAAGTGTTCTAATTATATTGGGCACATACCCTTTTGCAAACTTTATTTTCAAACTTTATAATGCCTCGGGTTTAATTTTAGACTATAGCGTAGATTATTACAGAATCCGTGTTTTTGGGTTTCCTTTTACACTTTTTACTATAGCCGTTTTTGGTGCTTTCCGCGGCTTACAAAACACCTACTATCCCATGCTTATTGCAATAATTGGCACCATTACAAATATTGTTTTAGATGTGGTTTTGGTTTACGGTATTGAAGGTTACATTACACCCATGAATCTTGAAGGAGCTGCTTACGCCAGCGTAATTGCACAATTTCTCATGGCTATTTTCTCTGCTTATTATTTATTGAAAAAAACCGTAATTCCATTAAAACTAAGTTTTCCCTTTAATAAAGAAATCAACCGGTTTATTTTAATGATTCTCAATCTTTTTGTGCGCACCATTGCTTTAAACGTCACGCTTTATTACGCGAGTGCATTTGCAACGAGCTACGGTGCAACCTATATTGCGGCCTATACCATTGCTATTAATTTATGGTTTCTTGGGGCTTTTATTGTTGATGGTTATGCTAGCGCTGGCAATATTTTATCGGGAAAATTATACGGCGGAAAAGAGTATCCTTTACTTATTACCTTAAGCAATAAACTGATAAAATACGGTGTAATAGTAGGCGTTTTAATTGCTGTAATTGGAGGTGTTTTGTACTATCCTATAGGCAATTTATTTACCAACGATCCCGAAGTTTTAAAGCAGTTTTACAACATTTTTTGGATTGTTTTAGCCATGCAACCGCTTTGTACAATCGCTTTTATTTTCGATGGAATCTTTAAAGGATTGGGGAAAATGAAGGCGTTGCGCAACGTGCTTTTGGCTGCAACGTTTTTAGTGTTTGTTCCTGTTTTATTTTGGTTGGATGCTCTCGACTATAAATTATACGCCATTTTTATAGCCTTAACATTATGGATTATCGCTCGAGGTTTCCCATTGATTTTTATTTTCAGAAAAATATTTATCCCGCTGTCAAAAATCAATTAA
- a CDS encoding GNAT family N-acetyltransferase, whose translation MIRKATLKDIDRIIAITKACAVFMIDKDIYQWNEHYPNKAAFENDVLRNELYVIEKNKTIIGCVVVSTFMDEEYIPINWLTENNRNVYIHRLAVHPKYQGKGYAQRLMDFAENIAIENNYSSIRLDTFSQNKRNQKFYELRGYKKLGNIYFPKQSDFPFYCYELVL comes from the coding sequence ATGATCAGGAAAGCGACACTTAAAGACATAGATAGAATTATAGCCATTACAAAAGCATGCGCCGTTTTTATGATTGACAAAGACATTTATCAATGGAACGAGCATTACCCCAATAAAGCGGCTTTTGAAAATGATGTTTTAAGAAATGAATTATACGTTATTGAAAAAAACAAAACCATTATTGGCTGTGTAGTTGTTTCAACTTTTATGGATGAAGAATATATTCCCATCAATTGGTTAACAGAAAACAATCGTAATGTATACATTCACCGATTAGCCGTTCATCCCAAATATCAAGGTAAAGGCTACGCACAAAGATTAATGGATTTTGCCGAAAATATCGCCATAGAAAACAACTATAGCTCTATAAGGTTAGACACCTTCTCTCAAAACAAAAGAAACCAAAAGTTTTACGAACTTCGCGGCTATAAAAAATTGGGTAATATTTATTTCCCGAAACAAAGCGATTTTCCTTTTTATTGTTACGAATTAGTACTGTGA
- a CDS encoding MFS transporter: MSKNDPYAALRIKEFNIFLLVRFALVFGWSMQFVVIEWQVYALTKDPLALGIIGLCEFLPAFLLAPFAGHIVDKKEKRNLFTLCIALFSLISFGLFWLTSSTVEATWETSAILYGIYALVFFGGVLRAFFGPTIFSLIALLVPKKIYPNAATWSSSTWKGANVFGALVGGFLIAWIGVHYTLGIIFLLVMLALLLVFQITKKPVLNKGRNESVKESLKAGLSFVFNDKVILGALTLDMIAVLFGGAVAIFAVFAKDILDAGPKGFGLLNAALSSGSIITMLATTYIPITKNTGKKLLVSVFGFGACMIVFGASKLLWLSILALFFSGVFDGISMVVRQTILQLKTPDAMRGRVGAVNSMFVGSSNELGALESGIAARIFGAPLAVVLGGTVTLIVVGIIGVKNKPLRKLDLQQDIDAHENDH; this comes from the coding sequence ATGTCTAAAAACGATCCGTACGCCGCTTTGCGTATTAAAGAATTCAATATTTTTTTATTGGTGCGTTTTGCATTGGTTTTTGGATGGTCTATGCAATTTGTGGTTATAGAATGGCAAGTATATGCCCTAACCAAAGACCCTTTGGCACTTGGTATTATAGGACTTTGCGAATTTTTACCGGCATTTTTACTGGCACCTTTTGCTGGACATATTGTAGATAAAAAAGAAAAACGAAACCTATTCACACTTTGTATTGCCCTGTTTTCTTTAATCAGTTTTGGACTATTTTGGCTAACTTCAAGTACGGTTGAAGCCACATGGGAAACCAGTGCCATACTATACGGCATTTATGCATTAGTGTTTTTTGGAGGTGTTTTAAGAGCCTTTTTTGGCCCTACTATTTTTTCGCTAATTGCATTGCTTGTTCCAAAAAAAATATACCCAAATGCCGCAACCTGGAGCAGTAGTACATGGAAAGGCGCCAATGTTTTTGGAGCTTTAGTTGGTGGGTTTTTAATTGCTTGGATTGGTGTTCACTATACACTTGGTATTATATTTTTGTTGGTTATGCTGGCATTATTGTTAGTATTTCAAATAACTAAAAAACCTGTTTTAAATAAAGGCAGGAATGAATCCGTGAAAGAAAGCCTAAAAGCAGGACTTAGTTTTGTGTTTAACGACAAAGTCATTTTAGGCGCACTAACCTTAGATATGATTGCCGTTTTATTTGGTGGCGCCGTTGCCATTTTTGCCGTATTTGCAAAAGATATTTTAGATGCCGGACCCAAAGGATTTGGATTATTAAACGCAGCACTTTCCTCCGGCAGTATTATCACCATGCTGGCCACAACCTATATCCCGATTACAAAAAATACAGGAAAAAAATTACTCGTTTCGGTGTTCGGATTTGGAGCTTGCATGATTGTATTCGGAGCTTCAAAATTATTGTGGTTAAGTATTTTGGCGCTATTCTTCTCGGGGGTTTTCGATGGTATTTCAATGGTCGTGCGTCAAACCATACTGCAACTTAAAACACCAGACGCCATGCGCGGGCGCGTGGGTGCGGTTAACTCAATGTTTGTAGGGTCTTCCAACGAACTCGGCGCCTTGGAAAGCGGGATAGCTGCACGTATTTTTGGCGCACCACTCGCCGTGGTTCTTGGCGGAACAGTAACCCTTATTGTCGTTGGAATTATAGGTGTTAAAAACAAGCCATTGCGTAAACTTGACTTGCAACAAGATATTGATGCGCACGAAAACGACCATTAA
- a CDS encoding UDP-2,3-diacylglucosamine diphosphatase: MQIPQGKKIYFASDNHLGAPTQEASRPREKKFVAWLDTVKHDAAAIFLLGDLFDFWMEYKKVVPKGFTRTLGKLAEISDSGMPIYYFVGNHDLWMNGYFEEELNIPVYHKPEEFTFNDKTFFIGHGDGLGPHDKGYKRMKKVFTNPFCKWLFRWLHPDLGVRLAQHLSVKNKMISGDEDAKFLGEDNEWLVQYCKRKLEDKHRDFFVFGHRHLPLNIDLNGTSKYINLGDWISHYTYGVFDGETMELKTYRT; this comes from the coding sequence ATGCAAATTCCACAAGGAAAAAAAATATATTTCGCATCCGATAACCATTTAGGCGCACCCACACAAGAAGCCTCTCGCCCGCGCGAAAAAAAATTCGTGGCTTGGTTAGACACCGTAAAACACGATGCGGCAGCTATTTTCCTTTTAGGCGATTTATTCGATTTTTGGATGGAATACAAAAAAGTAGTCCCAAAAGGGTTTACTCGAACTCTGGGTAAACTTGCCGAAATATCAGATTCCGGCATGCCAATCTACTACTTTGTTGGCAACCACGACCTATGGATGAACGGCTATTTTGAAGAAGAGCTCAACATTCCCGTATACCACAAACCCGAAGAATTTACCTTTAACGACAAAACTTTTTTTATTGGCCACGGCGATGGTTTGGGTCCTCACGACAAAGGCTATAAGCGCATGAAAAAGGTGTTTACAAATCCGTTTTGCAAATGGCTTTTTAGATGGCTACACCCCGATTTAGGCGTGCGATTGGCACAACACTTATCGGTAAAAAACAAAATGATTTCGGGCGACGAAGATGCTAAATTTTTAGGCGAAGACAACGAATGGCTCGTACAATATTGTAAACGCAAACTGGAAGACAAACACCGCGATTTTTTTGTTTTCGGACACAGACATTTGCCATTAAATATAGACCTTAACGGAACTTCTAAATATATTAATTTAGGCGACTGGATTTCGCATTATACTTATGGTGTTTTTGATGGGGAGACGATGGAGTTAAAAACATATCGCACCTAA
- a CDS encoding DeoR/GlpR family DNA-binding transcription regulator, whose amino-acid sequence MQRHETILNILAKEKHVEVLDLCKQLNVSAVTIRKDLKLLEEKGLLFRTHGGASLENPYIKEKAVIEKEKISVEEKNGIAQAAATKIDENDSIMIASGTTVQALSKFIKPKNKLTVITSSLYAVLHLIHDKNIEILQLGGYIRHSSASVIGTYASQILDSISCSKLFLGVDGIDFDYGLSTTSLEEAQLNQKMLASAQKIIVLADSSKFGKKSFAKICNLNAIDEIITDRGISSTIKKKLEENGVKVTVV is encoded by the coding sequence ATGCAGCGACATGAGACCATATTGAACATATTAGCTAAAGAAAAGCACGTTGAAGTTTTAGATTTATGTAAACAACTAAATGTTTCTGCGGTTACCATTAGAAAGGATTTAAAGCTTTTAGAGGAAAAAGGCTTGTTGTTTAGAACCCATGGTGGTGCATCTTTGGAAAACCCATACATTAAAGAGAAAGCTGTAATTGAAAAAGAAAAAATTTCGGTTGAAGAAAAAAACGGTATCGCGCAAGCCGCAGCAACAAAAATTGACGAAAACGACTCCATAATGATTGCTTCGGGAACCACTGTTCAGGCGCTTTCAAAATTTATAAAACCTAAAAACAAGCTCACGGTAATCACCTCATCCCTATACGCTGTTTTGCATTTAATCCATGATAAAAACATAGAAATTCTACAGCTTGGTGGCTATATTCGGCATAGTTCAGCCTCGGTAATTGGTACTTATGCGTCCCAGATTTTAGATAGTATTTCGTGCAGTAAGCTTTTTTTAGGTGTTGATGGGATTGATTTTGATTATGGCCTATCTACAACAAGTTTAGAAGAAGCGCAATTGAACCAAAAAATGCTAGCATCGGCCCAAAAAATTATTGTTTTAGCAGATTCTTCAAAATTCGGAAAAAAGAGTTTCGCAAAGATTTGTAATTTGAATGCTATTGATGAGATTATTACAGATAGGGGTATTTCATCAACAATCAAAAAGAAATTAGAAGAAAATGGTGTTAAGGTTACCGTTGTTTAA